The following coding sequences are from one Nicotiana tomentosiformis chromosome 3, ASM39032v3, whole genome shotgun sequence window:
- the LOC104093438 gene encoding uncharacterized protein isoform X2: protein MGESTKSPISAAKYYGILGISKSASLTDICKAYKHLVKKWHPDRNTSNQAEAVDKFRSINEAYKVLSKKKRDEENLLKSDVAKTPRKSSDEDELQISSPTLLSRTTSRISPTVDFYTFIPCFSMSGASTPTTPGTPISDQTPNLFKVASKRNTTPPIIFSQSTSRRKPQPIEKKLECTLEELCHGCVKKVIITRDVIATTGLIVKEDEVVTIKVRPGWKRGTKITFEGKGDERPGTLPADIVFSIDEKTHPLFKREGDDLVLGVEVPLVQALTGFEKIIPGQGMPKPKEDTRRGDLVLQFLVEFPLDLSREQRFQVVSILEDCS, encoded by the exons ATGGGAGAATCGACCAAGTCTCCGATTTCGGCCGCAAAATATTATGGCATTCTTGGAATCTCAAAATCTGCATCCCTCACAGATATTTGCAAAGCTTACAAACATCTTGTCAAGAAATGGCATCCTGATAGAAACACGTCCAACCAAGCTGAAGCCGTAGACAAGTTTAGATCCATCAATGAGGCCTACAAG GTTCTTAGCAAGAAAAAGAGAGACGAAGAAAACTTATTGAAAAGTGATGTGGCAAAAACACCCAGAAAGAGTTCAGATGAGGATGAGTTACAAATTTCAAGCCCCACGCTCCTTTCAAGGACGACCAGTCGGATCAGTCCAACAGTAGATTTTTACACTTTCATACCATGTTTTTCGATGAGTGGAGCCAGCACACCCACCACTCCTGGCACCCCAATATCAGATCAGACCCCAAACCTATTCAAAGTAGCGAGCAAAAGAAACACAACCCCTCCTATCATTTTTTCCCAGTCGACTTCCAGGAGAAAGCCTCAGCCAATCGAGAAGAAGCTCGAATGTACCCTTGAGGAGTTGTGCCATGGATGCGTCAAGAAGGTCATCATTACAAGAGATGTCATTGCAACCACAGG GCTTATTGTTAAAGAAGATGAAGTTGTAACAATAAAGGTAAGGCCAGGATGGAAAAGAGGAACAAAAATTACATTTGAAGGTAAGGGGGATGAGAGACCAGGCACGCTTCCAGCTGATATAGTCTTCTCGATTGATGAGAAAACACATCCATTGTTCAAGAGAGAAGGAGATGACTTGGTGCTTGGAGTTGAAGTCCCTCTAGTCCAGGCTCTCACAG GTTTTGAGAAAATCATACCAGGCCAAGGCATGCCTAAACCTAAAGAAGACACTAGGAGAGGGGACCTTGTTCTTCAGTTTCTTGTAGAATTTCCTTTAGATCTAAGTCGGGAACAAAGGTTCCAGGTTGTTAGCATACTAGAAGATTGCTCTTGA
- the LOC104093438 gene encoding uncharacterized protein isoform X1 has product MGESTKSPISAAKYYGILGISKSASLTDICKAYKHLVKKWHPDRNTSNQAEAVDKFRSINEAYKVLSKKKRDEENLLKSDVAKTPRKSSDEDELQISSPTLLSRTTSRISPTVDFYTFIPCFSMSGASTPTTPGTPISDQTPNLFKVASKRNTTPPIIFSQSTSRRKPQPIEKKLECTLEELCHGCVKKVIITRDVIATTGLIVKEDEVVTIKVRPGWKRGTKITFEGKGDERPGTLPADIVFSIDEKTHPLFKREGDDLVLGVEVPLVQALTGCIITVPLLGGDDMTMSFDQVIYSGFEKIIPGQGMPKPKEDTRRGDLVLQFLVEFPLDLSREQRFQVVSILEDCS; this is encoded by the exons ATGGGAGAATCGACCAAGTCTCCGATTTCGGCCGCAAAATATTATGGCATTCTTGGAATCTCAAAATCTGCATCCCTCACAGATATTTGCAAAGCTTACAAACATCTTGTCAAGAAATGGCATCCTGATAGAAACACGTCCAACCAAGCTGAAGCCGTAGACAAGTTTAGATCCATCAATGAGGCCTACAAG GTTCTTAGCAAGAAAAAGAGAGACGAAGAAAACTTATTGAAAAGTGATGTGGCAAAAACACCCAGAAAGAGTTCAGATGAGGATGAGTTACAAATTTCAAGCCCCACGCTCCTTTCAAGGACGACCAGTCGGATCAGTCCAACAGTAGATTTTTACACTTTCATACCATGTTTTTCGATGAGTGGAGCCAGCACACCCACCACTCCTGGCACCCCAATATCAGATCAGACCCCAAACCTATTCAAAGTAGCGAGCAAAAGAAACACAACCCCTCCTATCATTTTTTCCCAGTCGACTTCCAGGAGAAAGCCTCAGCCAATCGAGAAGAAGCTCGAATGTACCCTTGAGGAGTTGTGCCATGGATGCGTCAAGAAGGTCATCATTACAAGAGATGTCATTGCAACCACAGG GCTTATTGTTAAAGAAGATGAAGTTGTAACAATAAAGGTAAGGCCAGGATGGAAAAGAGGAACAAAAATTACATTTGAAGGTAAGGGGGATGAGAGACCAGGCACGCTTCCAGCTGATATAGTCTTCTCGATTGATGAGAAAACACATCCATTGTTCAAGAGAGAAGGAGATGACTTGGTGCTTGGAGTTGAAGTCCCTCTAGTCCAGGCTCTCACAGGTTGTATAATCACTGTACCTCTTTTGGGTGGAGACGATATGACTATGTCATTTGACCAAGTTATTTATTCAGGTTTTGAGAAAATCATACCAGGCCAAGGCATGCCTAAACCTAAAGAAGACACTAGGAGAGGGGACCTTGTTCTTCAGTTTCTTGTAGAATTTCCTTTAGATCTAAGTCGGGAACAAAGGTTCCAGGTTGTTAGCATACTAGAAGATTGCTCTTGA
- the LOC138907714 gene encoding uncharacterized protein, with product MCRGTTQLASSIVTTSAAPPPARGAPALAGRGAARGGAQSLGGPSHFYAMRGRQSLEASPNIVTGILTVQSHNVYALIDPGSTLSYVTPYVAMELGIELEQLHESFFVSTLVGESIVAARVYRDCVITVRDRDTMTDLIKLGMVDFDGDNVVPKGRFISCLKATKMVNKGCIYHLVQVTDTDAEEPTLESMSVVNEFPEVFPDELPRIPAEREIDFRIDVMPGTQPISIPPYRMAPA from the exons ATGTGCAGAGGTACAACACAGCTAGCCAGTTCTATAGttactacatccgcagcacctcctccagctcgaggcgcCCCAGCActcgcagggcgtggtgcagctaggggtggcgcacagagtttgggaggacccagccatttctatgctatgagagGTCGCCAGAGTTTAGAGGCTTCTCCAAatattgtcacaggtatattgactgttcaatctcataatgtgtatgctcttattgatcctggttccaccttgtcctatgtcactccttatgttgctatggaattagGGATAGAATTGGAACAGCTCCATGAGtcgttctttgtatctactctggttggtgagtctattgtggccgcacgggtttatagggattgtgtcaTCACGGTGCGTGATCGAGACACCATGACCGACCTTATCaaattggggatggtcgattttgat ggggataatgtggtgccgaagggtaggtttatttcttgcCTTAAGGCCACCAAGATggttaacaaggggtgtatctaccatttggtccaggttacagacaccgatgctgaggaacctacacttgagtctatgtctgttgtgaatgaatttccggaggtctttccggatgagctccctaggaTCCCGGCAGAAAGGGAGATTGATTttaggattgatgtgatgccaggcacgcagcctatatctattccaccctacagaatggctccagcataa